Proteins encoded in a region of the Clostridium butyricum genome:
- a CDS encoding response regulator transcription factor, producing MTREKILIVDDEEHIVELLDFNLKNSGYETFIATDGIEAVRIAKEEKPNLILLDLMIPGMDGFDVCKEIKKDKEMKNTSIIMLTAKGEELDKILGLELGADDYITKPFSVRELLARVKAVLRRTASFNVEENDIYESKTLKVDFERHEVKIQGNKVDLTLKEFELLQILIKNKGKILKREMLLDKIWGYEYIGETRTVDVHIRYLRKKIEEDDKNPKFIETIRGVGYRFNPI from the coding sequence ATGACTAGAGAAAAGATATTAATAGTAGATGATGAGGAGCACATAGTAGAACTTTTAGACTTTAACTTAAAAAACTCTGGATATGAAACATTTATTGCAACAGATGGGATTGAAGCGGTTAGGATAGCAAAAGAAGAAAAGCCTAACTTAATTCTTTTAGATTTAATGATACCAGGTATGGATGGTTTTGATGTATGTAAGGAAATAAAAAAGGATAAAGAAATGAAGAATACATCAATAATAATGCTGACTGCAAAGGGAGAAGAACTTGATAAAATATTAGGTCTTGAACTTGGAGCTGATGATTATATTACAAAGCCATTTTCTGTTAGAGAACTTCTTGCTAGAGTAAAAGCTGTATTAAGAAGAACTGCATCATTTAATGTGGAAGAAAATGATATATATGAATCAAAGACTTTGAAAGTTGACTTTGAACGTCATGAAGTTAAAATACAAGGTAATAAAGTAGATTTAACATTAAAGGAATTTGAACTTCTTCAGATTCTTATAAAAAATAAAGGAAAAATACTCAAGAGAGAAATGCTTTTAGATAAAATTTGGGGATATGAATATATTGGTGAGACAAGAACAGTCGACGTACATATACGATATCTCAGAAAGAAAATTGAAGAGGATGATAAAAATCCTAAATTTATTGAAACTATAAGAGGAGTTGGATATAGATTTAATCCTATTTAA
- the pgeF gene encoding peptidoglycan editing factor PgeF, translating to MNLLSLNVMEKEEDFLKIEQDSFTVVFTNAENGRSFNRNTETGINELNSLKNKFSVKDVVYLKQIHSDKILNYKLGENDFNSNEGDSIVTDEREVIIGVFTADCVPIILVDDTKGVAAAIHSGWRGTFESITFKTVEKMKSEFGCEDINIKAFIGPHIRQCCYEISEELKNKFLEKKKMINPEILFEKRNLNLEACIVQDLKESGLRDENINSLNLCTHCSEEIKLHSYRKSDGAYGRMFAFVILH from the coding sequence TTGAATTTATTAAGTTTAAATGTAATGGAAAAAGAAGAAGATTTTTTAAAAATTGAACAAGATAGTTTTACAGTAGTATTTACTAATGCTGAAAATGGACGTAGTTTCAATAGAAATACTGAAACTGGAATTAATGAATTAAATTCTTTAAAAAATAAATTTTCAGTAAAAGATGTAGTGTATTTAAAGCAAATACATAGTGATAAAATACTAAATTACAAATTAGGAGAGAATGACTTTAATAGTAATGAAGGAGATTCCATTGTTACAGATGAAAGAGAAGTTATAATAGGAGTATTTACAGCAGATTGCGTGCCTATTATACTTGTTGATGATACAAAAGGTGTGGCTGCAGCTATACATAGTGGCTGGAGAGGAACATTTGAATCAATTACATTTAAAACTGTTGAAAAAATGAAAAGCGAATTTGGTTGTGAAGATATAAATATTAAAGCTTTTATAGGACCTCATATAAGGCAGTGCTGTTATGAGATATCAGAGGAATTAAAAAATAAATTCTTGGAAAAGAAAAAAATGATTAATCCTGAAATACTTTTTGAAAAAAGAAATTTAAATTTAGAAGCTTGTATAGTACAAGATTTGAAAGAGTCTGGACTAAGAGATGAAAATATAAATAGTTTAAATTTATGTACACATTGTAGTGAAGAAATTAAACTTCATTCGTATAGAAAATCAGATGGAGCATATGGAAGAATGTTTGCTTTTGTTATTTTACATTAA
- the nrdR gene encoding transcriptional regulator NrdR: MKCPFCGFQESKVVDSRSTDDNSTIRRRRECLKCNKRYTTYEKIEDFPILVIKKDSTRENFNKEKIINGLIIACQKRPVSRKQIEDMAYDIEKAISNSMLTEIPSKDIGEMVMSKLKELDEISYVRFASVYRQFKDINTFLEEIKNLIT; encoded by the coding sequence ATGAAATGTCCATTTTGTGGTTTCCAAGAGAGTAAGGTTGTAGATTCAAGATCAACAGATGATAATTCTACAATCAGAAGAAGACGAGAATGTTTAAAGTGCAATAAAAGATACACTACATATGAGAAGATAGAGGATTTTCCTATTTTAGTTATAAAGAAGGATTCGACTAGGGAAAATTTTAATAAAGAAAAAATAATTAATGGATTAATAATTGCATGTCAAAAAAGACCTGTTTCTAGAAAACAAATTGAAGACATGGCTTATGATATAGAGAAAGCAATATCTAATAGTATGCTTACAGAAATACCTTCAAAAGATATTGGAGAAATGGTGATGTCAAAACTTAAAGAGTTAGATGAAATATCTTATGTTAGATTTGCATCAGTATATAGACAATTCAAGGATATAAATACATTTTTAGAAGAAATAAAGAATTTAATAACCTAA
- a CDS encoding YlmC/YmxH family sporulation protein produces MEIELHSLNAMRNMEVIDILTGSKIGYISDFKIDCETNKILSLILPGEIKSWFSKDDNIEVLWEDIVKIGSDVILVKVNQTLNEK; encoded by the coding sequence TTGGAAATTGAATTACATTCACTTAATGCAATGAGAAATATGGAAGTTATAGATATACTTACTGGAAGCAAAATAGGATACATAAGTGATTTTAAAATTGATTGTGAGACCAACAAAATACTATCATTAATATTACCGGGAGAAATAAAATCATGGTTTTCCAAGGATGATAATATAGAGGTTTTATGGGAGGATATAGTAAAAATAGGAAGCGATGTAATACTAGTTAAGGTTAATCAAACTTTAAACGAAAAATAA
- the sigG gene encoding RNA polymerase sporulation sigma factor SigG: MIINKVEICGVNTSKLPILKEKEKKQLLLQMKAGDKSARETFIKGNLRLVLSVIQRFNNRGENIDDLFQVGCIGLMKSIDNFDLSQNVKFSTYAVPMIIGEIRRYLRDNNSIRVSRSLRDIAYKALIVREKFIKDNNKEPTISQIAKELELPREEVVFALDAIQDPVSLYEPIYHDGGDAIYVMDQISDSKDTDENWLENISIKEAMKKLSDREKLILNLRFFNGRTQMEVADEIGISQAQVSRLEKTALKHMRKHV; the protein is encoded by the coding sequence ATGATAATTAATAAAGTAGAAATATGTGGTGTTAATACTTCAAAACTTCCAATACTTAAGGAAAAAGAAAAAAAACAACTTCTTCTACAAATGAAAGCTGGAGATAAAAGTGCAAGAGAAACATTTATAAAGGGAAATTTAAGATTAGTCTTAAGTGTTATTCAACGCTTTAACAATAGAGGTGAAAATATTGATGATTTATTTCAAGTAGGTTGCATAGGCTTAATGAAATCAATCGATAATTTTGATTTATCCCAAAATGTTAAATTTTCAACTTATGCAGTTCCAATGATAATAGGAGAAATACGAAGATATTTAAGAGATAATAACTCTATAAGAGTAAGTAGATCATTGAGAGACATTGCATATAAAGCATTAATTGTTAGAGAAAAGTTTATTAAAGACAATAACAAGGAACCAACAATTTCACAAATAGCAAAGGAACTTGAATTGCCAAGAGAAGAAGTTGTCTTTGCTTTAGATGCTATACAAGATCCTGTATCTTTATATGAGCCTATTTATCATGATGGTGGAGATGCAATATATGTAATGGATCAAATTAGTGACTCAAAAGATACGGATGAGAATTGGCTTGAAAACATTTCTATAAAAGAAGCTATGAAAAAGCTAAGCGATCGTGAAAAATTAATTTTAAACTTAAGATTTTTTAATGGAAGAACTCAAATGGAAGTTGCTGATGAGATTGGTATTTCACAAGCTCAAGTTTCAAGATTAGAAAAAACAGCGCTAAAACATATGCGTAAACATGTATGA
- the sigE gene encoding RNA polymerase sporulation sigma factor SigE — translation MEKLILFFNKLLSKFKLFSRNLFYVGGNDALPPPLSKDEEEELLKKLNNGDEKIRSTLIERNLRLVVYIARKFENTGVYVEDLISVGTIGLIKAVNTFNPEKKIKLATYASRCIENEILMYLRRNSKVKAEISFYEPLNIDWDGNELLLSDILGTENDTVYNLIEDEVDKQLLFMALKSLNDREKEIVRLRFGLNGAREKTQKEVADMLGISQSYISRLEKKIIKRLKKEINRMI, via the coding sequence ATGGAGAAATTAATTCTGTTTTTTAATAAGCTATTGAGTAAATTCAAATTATTTAGCAGGAATTTATTTTATGTTGGAGGTAATGACGCTCTGCCACCTCCTTTATCTAAGGATGAAGAAGAAGAATTATTAAAAAAATTAAACAATGGTGATGAAAAAATAAGAAGTACATTAATTGAAAGAAATTTAAGATTAGTAGTCTATATAGCACGCAAATTTGAAAATACAGGTGTTTATGTTGAAGATTTAATATCTGTTGGTACTATAGGATTAATTAAAGCAGTTAATACATTTAATCCTGAGAAGAAAATTAAACTGGCAACGTATGCATCACGTTGTATAGAAAATGAAATTTTAATGTATTTAAGAAGAAATAGCAAGGTTAAAGCAGAAATATCATTTTATGAACCTTTAAATATTGACTGGGATGGAAATGAACTTTTACTTTCAGATATTTTAGGGACAGAAAACGATACTGTATATAATCTCATTGAAGATGAAGTAGATAAACAACTTTTATTTATGGCATTAAAAAGTTTAAATGATAGAGAAAAAGAAATTGTACGATTAAGATTTGGTTTAAATGGAGCAAGAGAAAAAACTCAGAAAGAAGTGGCGGATATGCTTGGTATATCTCAGTCTTATATATCTAGATTAGAGAAAAAAATAATTAAAAGATTGAAAAAAGAAATAAATAGAATGATTTAG
- the spoIIGA gene encoding sigma-E processing peptidase SpoIIGA, giving the protein MIVYADVFFIENFIVNLFLLSVTMRCLKHKSPFFLLLTAAFIGAIYSFVMIIPKLNFLAIMPFELLTAYLMIRVSYGKTTFINMLKVLGAFLMLTFTLSGICFLFSLKQNYYMLSGNFKIEKYSIKYIMLALMIIFIFLDRLIEYIKDKVAVNSYIYIIEFEIDGKIYSFRSFLDTGNELREPVTNLPCILIEKDLLSMFNFNNQNIYNIPYNAIGYDGNLKGIRINNIKIKGRELWYRQVDAIICPCVEKLSRENEFNALLSRGIL; this is encoded by the coding sequence TGTTTAAAACACAAAAGTCCCTTTTTTTTATTATTGACTGCTGCTTTTATTGGGGCAATATATAGTTTTGTTATGATAATTCCCAAACTAAACTTTTTAGCTATTATGCCATTTGAATTATTGACTGCATATTTGATGATTAGAGTATCTTATGGGAAGACTACATTTATAAATATGCTAAAAGTATTAGGGGCATTCCTTATGCTGACATTCACATTAAGTGGAATATGTTTTTTATTTTCATTAAAACAAAATTATTATATGTTAAGTGGGAATTTTAAAATAGAAAAATATTCAATTAAATATATTATGCTTGCACTTATGATTATATTTATATTTTTGGACAGGTTAATTGAATATATAAAAGATAAAGTTGCTGTAAATAGTTATATTTATATAATAGAGTTTGAAATAGATGGGAAGATATATAGTTTTCGAAGCTTCCTGGATACAGGTAATGAATTAAGGGAGCCGGTTACTAATCTTCCATGTATTTTAATTGAAAAAGATTTGCTTTCTATGTTTAATTTTAACAATCAAAATATATATAATATACCTTATAATGCAATCGGATACGATGGCAATTTAAAGGGAATAAGAATTAACAACATAAAGATTAAAGGTAGAGAATTATGGTATAGACAAGTTGATGCCATAATATGTCCTTGTGTGGAAAAATTAAGCAGAGAAAATGAGTTTAACGCATTATTATCAAGAGGAATTTTGTAG